Proteins encoded in a region of the Osmerus mordax isolate fOsmMor3 chromosome 17, fOsmMor3.pri, whole genome shotgun sequence genome:
- the LOC136960278 gene encoding small integral membrane protein 30-like — MTTTHAPLCHRVNRTGVNMAFVGDDRTGTLILYFLFLSFIPVAEAFDGGDAVALLLGVTISIVGFCACIGWYARRRNGQF; from the coding sequence ATGACCACGACGCACGCGCCACTCTGCCACCGAGTGAACAGAACAGGAGTTAACATGGCATTTGTGGGCGATGATCGGACCGGTACTTTAATTCTGtactttctgtttctttctttcattcccgTAGCCGAGGCGTTTGACGGAGGAGATGCTGTTGCGTTGCTTTTGGGAGTGACTATATCGATTGTGGGGTTCTGCGCGTGCATCGGATGGTACGCACGCAGGAGAAACGGACAGTTCTGA